The proteins below are encoded in one region of Pelagibacterium flavum:
- a CDS encoding GNAT family N-acetyltransferase: MEIVFKPDPAQEDVDAVLAPLAEASEKSRPGANVRRISFLLKDPHTGAAAGGLIGNAIYEWLFINLLAVPESLRGQGYGAELMARAESWAREQNLTGMWLDTFAFQAPEFYAKLGFTPFGTINDHPAGSRRIFFQKRFAPHTA; the protein is encoded by the coding sequence ATGGAGATCGTTTTCAAGCCTGACCCCGCGCAGGAGGATGTCGATGCCGTTCTTGCGCCGCTTGCTGAAGCCTCCGAGAAATCACGTCCGGGCGCGAATGTGCGGCGTATCAGCTTCTTGCTCAAGGACCCGCACACCGGTGCGGCGGCTGGCGGGCTGATTGGAAATGCGATTTACGAGTGGCTGTTTATCAATCTGCTCGCAGTTCCTGAAAGCCTGCGCGGGCAGGGCTATGGTGCCGAACTCATGGCTCGTGCGGAAAGCTGGGCGCGCGAACAGAATCTGACGGGCATGTGGCTCGATACCTTTGCATTCCAGGCGCCGGAATTCTACGCCAAGCTCGGGTTCACGCCTTTCGGAACCATCAATGACCACCCGGCGGGTTCGCGCCGGATTTTCTTCCAAAAGCGGTTTGCACCGCACACTGCCTGA